A genomic window from Thermococcus nautili includes:
- a CDS encoding ABC transporter substrate-binding protein, with translation MKRSIGVALVLLVLASALAVSNPVGAQSVQGDKLRIVQLAAQGSLFMGVFNPSPSGMTDTYTSRVWYFLNDPAVVTGSDVQYHSYRCQLVDVKYNVQVPSGAVVWNGTQKKWVSPNTGKIAKSAVTWKCGLGTWVDGQKITLADYLFAYAMDWEWAYQDDKDDKYYSEDWANALQSVLSKVLGLKIDEVTDDYIEYTIYQDYVVPYSKWGTAVGNYYVKPALPWELYNVMSEMVAHGVNGKAFSWSEQPQNGFQIDMIDPDQMKYFKAEAQALLENPIPLWLGEKSGIDAYLQMWGVDAAKAGITTDLAKEGYESVISWVDKYNNALISDGPYYVEKYDPKAMTLVLKLANNKRIGYPGEVDGKKLPWDPYWKEIDIYGTLSAQTAVLAVAKGEYDLYWYAVTYNEFQNILEQYGKSLNPIKSIAVWWSLNVNFAGNQSTGLVDTPSGVQFNPFALREVRFALNWLINRQYIVSQILQGSGAPLYGPEVSGQIDAYARISTVAKAMSITPQGDENYAIELIDRAMNAAAEKLKVEGHKLEKKDGVWYFDGKPVTVKIIARVEDKRLDEGKYIAQILQKAGFKVDLLQWQRTQANKAVYSSDPTTLQWNIYTEGWVVRGIHPVTSTATDFWFLDYYVAPNFGAGSKNPYTLRQVVDVVSNGDVGKFITSLGLTYYNTPDKLKPLLDWTGYDFDMLLFQNSWTKGGKTISIESLDQFWDLYKLAYALHLYNAPRIYTVETWRFFLTNSRITVEMPDPISGVGSFVSARSVKPASEEKQTSTGESETPGEQTSTPTSTAKEKGGICGPAAIVGLAIAPLLLRRRR, from the coding sequence ATGAAAAGGAGCATTGGGGTAGCGCTCGTGTTGTTGGTTCTCGCGAGCGCACTTGCGGTGTCAAATCCCGTTGGGGCACAGAGTGTTCAGGGAGATAAGCTCAGAATAGTACAGCTCGCCGCCCAGGGCAGTCTCTTCATGGGCGTCTTTAACCCGTCCCCGAGCGGAATGACTGACACGTACACGAGCAGGGTCTGGTACTTCCTCAACGACCCCGCCGTTGTTACCGGTTCGGACGTTCAGTATCACAGCTACAGGTGCCAGCTCGTTGACGTTAAGTACAACGTTCAGGTTCCAAGCGGTGCCGTGGTTTGGAACGGAACCCAGAAGAAGTGGGTTTCACCCAACACCGGAAAAATAGCCAAGAGTGCCGTTACTTGGAAGTGCGGCCTTGGAACCTGGGTTGACGGCCAGAAGATAACGCTCGCCGACTACTTATTCGCCTACGCAATGGACTGGGAGTGGGCATATCAGGACGATAAGGACGACAAGTACTACAGTGAAGACTGGGCAAACGCACTTCAGAGCGTTCTCTCGAAGGTTCTTGGTCTCAAAATTGACGAAGTCACCGATGACTACATCGAGTACACTATCTATCAGGACTACGTTGTCCCCTACAGCAAATGGGGAACTGCCGTTGGAAATTACTACGTCAAGCCGGCCCTTCCGTGGGAGCTTTACAACGTTATGAGCGAGATGGTTGCCCACGGCGTTAACGGTAAGGCATTCTCCTGGAGCGAGCAGCCCCAGAACGGATTCCAGATTGACATGATTGACCCCGACCAGATGAAGTACTTCAAAGCCGAAGCCCAGGCCCTTCTGGAGAATCCGATACCTCTATGGCTCGGCGAGAAGAGCGGCATAGATGCATACCTTCAGATGTGGGGCGTTGACGCTGCTAAGGCAGGAATAACCACCGACCTCGCCAAGGAGGGCTACGAGAGCGTCATCAGCTGGGTTGACAAGTACAACAACGCACTCATCAGCGACGGTCCGTACTACGTTGAGAAGTACGACCCCAAGGCAATGACGCTCGTTCTTAAGCTCGCCAACAACAAGAGGATTGGCTATCCGGGAGAGGTTGATGGAAAGAAGCTTCCGTGGGACCCGTACTGGAAGGAGATTGACATCTACGGAACCCTCAGCGCTCAGACCGCCGTCCTGGCAGTTGCTAAGGGCGAGTACGACCTCTACTGGTACGCGGTGACCTACAACGAGTTCCAGAACATTCTTGAGCAGTACGGCAAGAGCCTTAACCCAATCAAGAGCATCGCCGTCTGGTGGAGCCTTAACGTCAACTTCGCGGGCAACCAGAGCACTGGGCTCGTGGATACCCCCAGCGGAGTGCAGTTCAACCCGTTTGCACTTCGTGAGGTCAGGTTCGCCCTTAACTGGCTCATCAACAGGCAGTACATCGTCAGCCAGATACTCCAGGGAAGCGGTGCACCCCTTTATGGCCCCGAAGTCAGCGGACAGATAGATGCCTACGCCAGAATTTCAACCGTGGCGAAGGCCATGAGCATAACCCCGCAGGGTGACGAGAACTATGCAATTGAACTCATAGACCGTGCGATGAACGCCGCCGCGGAGAAGCTCAAGGTTGAGGGCCACAAGCTTGAGAAGAAGGATGGCGTCTGGTACTTTGATGGAAAGCCTGTCACAGTCAAGATTATCGCCCGTGTTGAGGACAAGAGGCTTGATGAGGGTAAGTACATTGCTCAGATACTTCAGAAGGCCGGCTTCAAGGTTGACCTCCTCCAGTGGCAGAGAACCCAGGCCAACAAAGCAGTTTACAGCAGTGACCCAACCACCCTCCAGTGGAACATCTACACCGAGGGATGGGTTGTTAGGGGAATTCACCCGGTGACCAGCACTGCCACCGACTTCTGGTTCCTCGACTACTACGTTGCCCCGAACTTTGGAGCAGGAAGCAAGAACCCATACACCCTGCGTCAGGTCGTTGATGTCGTCTCAAACGGCGACGTCGGTAAGTTCATAACTTCCCTTGGACTGACCTACTACAACACTCCGGATAAGCTCAAGCCGCTCCTTGACTGGACCGGCTACGACTTTGACATGCTCCTATTCCAGAACAGCTGGACGAAGGGCGGTAAAACCATCAGCATTGAGAGCCTCGACCAGTTCTGGGACCTCTACAAGCTCGCCTACGCACTCCACCTCTACAACGCCCCCAGAATCTACACAGTAGAGACCTGGAGGTTCTTCCTCACCAACAGCAGGATAACCGTCGAGATGCCCGACCCAATAAGCGGTGTTGGTAGCTTTGTCTCAGCCAGGTCAGTCAAGCCAGCATCTGAAGAAAAGCAGACTTCAACCGGTGAATCGGAGACCCCAGGAGAGCAGACCAGCACTCCGACCTCAACCGCTAAGGAGAAGGGCGGAATCTGCGGACCGGCCGCGATAGTCGGACTCGCCATAGCCCCGCTCCTCCTCAGGAGGAGGCGCTGA
- a CDS encoding MazG nucleotide pyrophosphohydrolase domain-containing protein: protein MELREFQNMIREIYFHKDSKRGVEKTFLWFVEEVGELSEAIRKNDREAMEEEFADVLAWLASLANLLGVDLEEAAKKKYPGVCPYCGKKPCECEE from the coding sequence ATGGAGCTCAGGGAATTCCAGAATATGATTCGGGAGATTTACTTCCACAAGGATTCAAAGAGGGGAGTAGAGAAAACCTTCCTCTGGTTCGTCGAGGAAGTTGGAGAGCTGAGCGAGGCGATAAGGAAAAACGACCGCGAGGCTATGGAGGAAGAATTTGCCGACGTTTTGGCGTGGCTCGCGAGCTTAGCCAATCTACTCGGCGTTGATTTGGAGGAAGCGGCTAAGAAGAAGTACCCCGGCGTCTGCCCCTACTGCGGGAAGAAGCCGTGTGAATGCGAGGAGTAG
- a CDS encoding TldD/PmbA family protein: protein MFELNEFILKKAEELGFGDVVVLSYETNRRQVRFANNEITVAKHWHERKVELFVEKDKRIASTTITELSEENVERVLKTLKKNIENLSPKEDYYGIAEGPFQYKDIPETFDKAIVELDEPNDYVEIAINTALSEGAKRVAGVLYTDHNRLYLTTSNGVEAFDEGTGIEISVRAFVGDLESGHGTCSARVLKKFDPELAGRKAGEIAHMAKDPVQGPEGRFDVIFDPLAFANLLSYMGFMLSAYAAEAGFSFLAGKLGQKVASELVTLKDIGNLPNGYGSRKFDDEGVPTRETTVIENGTFKTFLLNTSLAKKYGTETTANAGLIMPRPWNLVLEPGDYSKAELFSEVKRGIYITNVWYTRFQNYVTGDFSTIPRDGIFLVENGEFKPIRNIRVSDNLQRILSNVVAIGNEPFQVHWWEVSRPVITPYVLVKDVGITRATK, encoded by the coding sequence ATGTTCGAGCTTAACGAGTTCATACTCAAAAAAGCTGAAGAGCTTGGCTTCGGCGACGTCGTCGTTCTGAGCTATGAAACGAACCGTAGGCAGGTGCGCTTTGCGAACAACGAGATTACCGTTGCCAAGCACTGGCACGAGAGGAAGGTGGAACTCTTCGTGGAGAAGGACAAGAGGATAGCGAGCACAACCATAACCGAGCTGAGCGAGGAGAACGTCGAGCGGGTTTTGAAGACCCTCAAGAAGAACATCGAGAACCTCTCGCCCAAGGAGGACTACTACGGCATCGCCGAGGGGCCGTTCCAGTATAAAGACATCCCCGAGACCTTCGATAAGGCGATAGTTGAGCTCGACGAGCCGAACGACTACGTCGAGATTGCCATAAACACCGCCCTGAGTGAGGGAGCGAAGCGCGTCGCTGGCGTTCTCTACACCGACCACAACAGGCTTTACCTGACCACGAGCAACGGGGTGGAGGCCTTTGACGAGGGAACGGGGATAGAGATAAGCGTCAGGGCCTTCGTGGGCGACCTTGAGAGCGGACACGGAACCTGCTCCGCGAGGGTTCTGAAGAAGTTCGACCCCGAGCTTGCCGGAAGGAAGGCCGGCGAGATTGCCCACATGGCGAAAGACCCTGTTCAGGGGCCGGAGGGAAGGTTCGACGTCATCTTCGACCCGCTCGCCTTCGCGAACCTGCTCAGCTACATGGGCTTCATGCTCTCAGCCTACGCGGCCGAGGCGGGCTTCTCGTTCCTGGCCGGAAAGCTGGGCCAGAAGGTCGCGAGCGAGCTGGTAACGCTCAAGGATATAGGCAACCTGCCCAACGGCTATGGAAGCAGGAAGTTCGACGACGAGGGCGTTCCGACGAGGGAGACCACCGTCATAGAGAACGGGACATTCAAGACGTTCCTCCTCAACACGAGCCTCGCCAAGAAGTACGGAACGGAGACAACCGCCAACGCCGGCTTGATAATGCCGAGGCCCTGGAACCTCGTCCTCGAACCGGGCGACTACTCCAAGGCCGAGCTGTTCAGCGAGGTTAAGCGGGGCATCTACATCACCAACGTCTGGTACACCAGATTCCAGAACTACGTGACCGGCGATTTCTCGACGATACCGCGCGACGGAATCTTCCTGGTCGAGAACGGCGAGTTCAAGCCGATAAGGAATATCCGCGTCAGCGACAACCTTCAGAGGATTCTGAGCAACGTAGTTGCCATAGGCAACGAGCCGTTCCAGGTGCACTGGTGGGAGGTTTCGAGGCCTGTCATTACGCCCTACGTTCTCGTCAAGGACGTTGGAATAACGAGGGCGACGAAGTGA
- a CDS encoding MFS transporter, whose translation MWLKRFKLLFALTYAGFLGNIAVIYYLSQGLSYGEIGLATALGGLGFFLFEVPTGVVGDKVSRKASVLVGLSIIPLATLLLLFLRNFWVLLASELLGTLGASFVSGSFQAWLFDNLKAEGLEGQFKEIWRSAQKISLIVSSTTTILGGFIAQFLGFKVAILLTALLQVLAIPVAFSIPEMGFSRPETSYTLHVLGAWRELKKPEIAWLIAYLLSVTLALSQFRKFFEPYLGNVLALYLGTTIMGTLGILGVVEVLVKVLPRYLGVALRGRVGRALHESAPVGVPLATVISVLYPNPFLIVLLGITATLFASAFTFNFSVEFQRRVSSEKRATVISLRNMVLALATSAFYTAYGFATDFLGLSRARLLFALFFLSTGAFFKLLQGKIEHLRYS comes from the coding sequence ATGTGGCTCAAGCGCTTTAAGCTCCTTTTCGCCCTCACTTATGCGGGATTCCTCGGAAACATTGCGGTAATCTACTACCTCTCCCAGGGGCTGAGCTACGGTGAGATAGGCCTGGCCACAGCCCTGGGTGGGCTGGGCTTCTTCCTCTTCGAGGTTCCCACCGGTGTTGTCGGCGACAAGGTGAGCCGAAAGGCGAGCGTTCTCGTCGGGCTTTCGATAATACCTCTTGCGACGCTTCTACTGCTCTTCCTCAGGAATTTCTGGGTTCTCCTCGCCTCGGAGCTCCTCGGAACCCTTGGGGCGTCCTTCGTGAGCGGGAGCTTTCAGGCGTGGTTGTTTGACAACCTCAAGGCCGAGGGCCTGGAAGGCCAGTTCAAAGAAATCTGGAGGTCGGCCCAGAAAATTTCACTTATCGTGAGCTCCACAACAACAATCCTTGGAGGTTTCATTGCTCAGTTTTTGGGCTTTAAAGTTGCGATACTCCTCACAGCCCTCCTTCAGGTCCTGGCGATTCCAGTTGCCTTCAGCATACCCGAGATGGGGTTCTCACGGCCGGAGACATCTTACACGCTCCACGTTCTCGGCGCGTGGCGCGAGTTGAAGAAACCGGAAATAGCGTGGCTTATCGCTTACCTCCTCTCCGTCACCCTCGCCCTCAGCCAGTTCAGGAAGTTCTTCGAGCCCTACCTTGGAAACGTCCTGGCCCTCTACCTCGGCACGACGATTATGGGAACCCTCGGAATCCTTGGGGTCGTTGAGGTGCTCGTGAAGGTCCTTCCGAGATACCTCGGCGTGGCGCTCAGGGGAAGGGTTGGCAGAGCCCTGCACGAGTCTGCGCCCGTTGGAGTGCCCCTTGCAACGGTTATCTCCGTTCTGTATCCAAACCCCTTCCTCATAGTGCTCCTTGGAATAACCGCGACGCTCTTCGCCTCCGCCTTCACCTTCAACTTCTCGGTGGAGTTCCAGAGAAGGGTTTCAAGCGAGAAGAGGGCAACGGTCATATCGCTCAGGAACATGGTTCTGGCCCTCGCAACATCGGCGTTCTACACTGCCTACGGCTTTGCAACGGACTTTCTCGGGCTTTCAAGGGCGAGATTATTGTTTGCACTGTTTTTCCTCTCCACGGGGGCTTTCTTTAAGCTCCTTCAGGGAAAAATTGAGCATCTGAGGTATAGCTAG
- a CDS encoding COG2426 family protein has product MSSFLEVFLLSLVPTFEGRYAIVYGIGRGYPLWETLLSASLGVLLLSLLLPALLPYIDRIMLWLEKTPLRKVAHFYLYYVERVRKKAHPYVEKWGFIGLTIFVAIPLPGTGIWTGALAAYLLGIEKKQTVPALILGGLLSMAVTVLPALGLFG; this is encoded by the coding sequence TTGAGTAGCTTTCTTGAGGTCTTCCTGCTCTCCCTCGTGCCAACGTTTGAAGGGAGGTACGCGATAGTCTACGGCATCGGGCGGGGTTATCCCCTCTGGGAAACCCTCCTGAGCGCTTCCCTCGGCGTTCTGCTTCTCTCGCTCCTCCTGCCGGCACTGCTCCCCTACATAGACCGAATCATGCTCTGGCTCGAAAAAACGCCCCTCAGAAAGGTGGCTCACTTCTACCTCTACTACGTCGAGAGGGTCAGGAAAAAGGCGCACCCCTACGTGGAGAAATGGGGCTTCATCGGCCTCACAATCTTCGTTGCCATACCACTGCCGGGAACCGGGATATGGACCGGGGCTTTGGCCGCTTACCTCCTCGGAATCGAGAAAAAGCAGACGGTTCCTGCCTTAATCCTCGGCGGGCTTTTGAGCATGGCGGTAACTGTTCTGCCGGCACTGGGGCTGTTCGGGTGA
- a CDS encoding phosphatase PAP2 family protein, whose translation MLKLREKLLLNTALLALVLILQLAGLMKGINTKVDSLLPSPSPSLLSVLTAFGGDVFLIAFSLLTVLLDVRNSGKLSRETLVFLVSAVIGLVIVGVLKVAINEPRPRNHGGFSFPSGHTYRGAIIAVYASNRWKRATPLAVLFALGVAMTRLLLHVHWFGDVLFSLLLAPWVYSIVKATQDSWLPLYRRVISRLGLGAFDVE comes from the coding sequence ATGCTCAAATTAAGGGAAAAGCTCCTGCTGAACACGGCGCTGCTGGCGCTCGTTCTTATCCTCCAGCTCGCGGGGCTAATGAAAGGCATCAACACCAAAGTTGATTCTCTCCTTCCATCCCCAAGTCCAAGTTTGCTGAGCGTCCTAACGGCATTCGGGGGTGACGTCTTTCTAATCGCCTTTTCCCTCCTCACAGTACTCCTCGACGTCAGGAACTCCGGAAAGCTATCGCGAGAGACGCTCGTTTTCCTCGTCTCGGCAGTCATCGGCCTTGTCATAGTCGGGGTTCTCAAGGTCGCAATCAACGAGCCGAGACCCCGCAACCACGGGGGCTTCTCCTTTCCATCGGGCCACACTTACAGAGGAGCAATAATCGCGGTCTACGCCTCGAACCGCTGGAAGCGGGCAACTCCCCTGGCGGTTCTCTTCGCGCTCGGCGTTGCGATGACGCGGTTGCTCCTCCACGTCCACTGGTTCGGCGACGTCCTCTTCAGCCTGCTCCTCGCTCCCTGGGTCTATAGTATCGTCAAGGCCACCCAGGACTCGTGGCTTCCGCTCTACAGGCGGGTAATCTCAAGGCTCGGGCTGGGGGCGTTCGACGTTGAGTAG
- a CDS encoding ASCH domain-containing protein yields the protein MRKKSVQIRKFMLIDSAYKSRILRGDKVTTIRYGSYEAKPGSEVYLVITPSDTAIAKVRITKVERKKVRELTNEDAKLDGFSDVKELLRELNKIYGELYGDDEVTIIGFEVVKRFKDGIPLKWLKGLNYREPEEIARLYLENQDRLNFNRETDFIMRRIYNEGLGKAVRTFGPKRVQQALLKVYHGLYNEGLI from the coding sequence ATGAGGAAAAAGAGCGTTCAGATTCGGAAGTTCATGCTGATTGACTCCGCCTACAAGTCGAGAATCCTGAGGGGAGACAAGGTCACGACGATACGCTACGGTAGCTACGAGGCGAAGCCCGGGAGCGAGGTTTACCTCGTGATAACGCCGAGCGACACTGCCATAGCGAAGGTCAGAATCACAAAGGTCGAGCGGAAGAAGGTTAGGGAACTCACCAACGAAGACGCCAAGCTCGACGGCTTCTCCGACGTTAAGGAGCTCCTCAGGGAGCTGAACAAAATCTACGGCGAGCTCTACGGGGACGACGAGGTTACGATAATAGGCTTCGAAGTTGTGAAGCGGTTTAAAGACGGAATCCCCCTCAAGTGGCTCAAGGGCCTCAACTACCGCGAGCCGGAGGAGATAGCGCGCCTCTACCTCGAAAACCAGGACAGGCTCAACTTCAACCGCGAAACGGACTTCATAATGCGCCGTATCTACAACGAGGGCCTCGGAAAGGCCGTCAGAACCTTCGGACCGAAGAGAGTCCAGCAGGCCCTTCTCAAGGTTTACCACGGCCTCTACAACGAGGGGCTGATTTAG
- a CDS encoding TIGR02253 family HAD-type hydrolase yields MIRAVLFDLDDTIVDTTRLAEMARRNAIENMIRHGLPVDFETAYNELLELIAEYGSNFNRHFDYLLRRLELPNNPKWVASGVIAYHNTKFAYLKSVRGARKVLLELKKDGYILAIITDGDPIKQWEKILRLELDEFFDDVFISDYLGVKKPHPKIFKRALKKLGVKPEEAIMVGDRLYSDIYGAKQVGMRTVWFRYGKYRDRELDYLDYADFTIESLEEVPKIVRGLNNEEKERSDSEVHAD; encoded by the coding sequence ATGATTAGGGCCGTCCTGTTTGACCTTGACGACACGATTGTTGACACCACCCGCTTGGCTGAGATGGCGCGTCGAAACGCGATAGAGAACATGATACGCCACGGTCTTCCCGTTGACTTCGAGACGGCTTACAACGAGCTCCTTGAGCTGATAGCGGAGTACGGTAGCAACTTCAACAGGCATTTTGACTATCTGCTGAGGCGTTTGGAACTTCCAAACAACCCTAAGTGGGTTGCTTCAGGCGTTATAGCCTACCACAACACGAAGTTCGCCTACCTGAAGAGCGTCCGGGGCGCGAGGAAGGTTCTCCTCGAGCTCAAGAAGGACGGCTACATCCTCGCGATAATCACCGACGGAGACCCGATAAAGCAGTGGGAGAAGATACTCCGCCTCGAGCTGGACGAGTTCTTCGACGACGTCTTCATCTCGGATTACCTTGGCGTCAAGAAGCCCCATCCGAAGATTTTTAAGCGGGCCCTCAAGAAGCTCGGTGTTAAACCGGAAGAGGCCATAATGGTCGGCGACAGGCTCTACTCCGACATCTACGGGGCCAAGCAGGTGGGAATGAGAACCGTCTGGTTCAGGTATGGAAAATACCGCGACCGGGAGCTCGACTACCTCGACTACGCCGACTTCACGATTGAGAGCCTTGAAGAGGTTCCGAAGATTGTGAGGGGACTCAACAATGAGGAAAAAGAGCGTTCAGATTCGGAAGTTCATGCTGATTGA
- a CDS encoding DUF3783 domain-containing protein, producing MKLLLIGFTEDEIERIAELGYPVLPVPEHFRKLTLAEILERTTEGGNLDWAGERFVIMHGLDNEGIKRVINEVRKLAEGRVIFATTTETNLKWTLEELLDELRREDEYFRAMREAKKQAKGKRGLFLDIGNVK from the coding sequence ATGAAGTTGCTCCTGATAGGTTTTACCGAAGATGAAATCGAGAGGATTGCAGAGCTCGGTTACCCGGTTCTGCCGGTTCCCGAGCACTTCAGAAAGCTCACCCTGGCGGAGATACTGGAGAGGACAACGGAGGGCGGGAACCTTGACTGGGCCGGTGAAAGGTTCGTCATAATGCACGGCCTCGACAACGAGGGTATCAAGAGGGTTATAAATGAGGTCAGGAAGCTGGCCGAGGGAAGGGTAATCTTTGCGACGACGACCGAGACGAACCTCAAGTGGACACTGGAGGAGCTCCTTGATGAGCTGAGACGGGAGGATGAGTACTTCAGGGCCATGAGAGAGGCGAAAAAACAGGCCAAAGGGAAGAGAGGCCTCTTTCTCGACATCGGCAACGTTAAATAG
- the cobB gene encoding NAD-dependent protein deacetylase: MLSHAAKILARSRFAIAFTGAGISAESGVPTFRGFNGLWKRYRPEELATPEAFKRDPHLVWEFYRWRMRKILDAKPNPAHYALAELERMGLLRAVITQNVDDLHREAGTRNLIELHGNIFRVRCTSCDYRENLKESGRVYEFVDSKDLPRCPRCGSLLRPDVVWFGEALPRDALEEAFRLAEKADVVIVVGTSGVVYPAAYIPYIVKEHGGRVIEVNVERSGITPIADVFLRGKAGEVLPKLVELVRGLK, translated from the coding sequence ATGCTGAGCCATGCCGCTAAAATCCTGGCAAGGTCGCGCTTTGCGATAGCCTTTACCGGCGCGGGAATCAGTGCGGAGAGCGGTGTCCCAACGTTCAGGGGCTTCAACGGCCTGTGGAAGCGCTACCGACCGGAAGAGCTTGCAACACCCGAGGCTTTCAAGCGGGACCCCCACCTCGTCTGGGAGTTCTACCGGTGGAGGATGCGCAAGATTCTGGATGCGAAGCCGAACCCAGCCCACTATGCTCTGGCGGAGCTTGAGCGGATGGGGCTTCTAAGGGCGGTGATAACCCAGAACGTTGACGATTTGCATAGAGAAGCTGGAACCAGAAACCTCATAGAGCTCCACGGAAACATCTTCCGGGTTCGCTGTACTTCCTGCGATTACAGGGAGAACCTGAAGGAAAGCGGTCGGGTTTATGAGTTCGTGGACTCAAAGGACCTCCCGAGGTGCCCCCGTTGCGGTTCCCTCCTCAGGCCCGACGTGGTCTGGTTCGGAGAGGCCCTGCCGAGGGATGCTCTGGAAGAGGCCTTTCGGCTGGCGGAGAAGGCCGACGTGGTCATCGTCGTCGGGACGAGCGGAGTTGTTTATCCCGCCGCATACATCCCCTACATCGTTAAGGAGCACGGCGGTAGGGTCATAGAGGTAAACGTTGAGAGGAGCGGAATAACGCCGATTGCGGACGTTTTCCTGCGCGGGAAGGCGGGCGAAGTGCTTCCAAAGCTCGTTGAGCTCGTGAGGGGGTTGAAATGA
- a CDS encoding aromatic amino acid transport family protein: MPVSEGVERRKVTTSHGRYYSARIAAQRRKKLILIQNLRKRKCVRGLRISTIRVEKKRITKGEALAILVGTQIGAGVLGLPYAASKVGLIPALAVLIGVMFLMLWTGFIVLKFSAGMGGAQMSTIAQRVLGKAGGWLMYVSIFIMSFGAILAYIAGMGSVFASLFGISETAGAFIFWVLASIVVYRGLEASGKTELAMSYVMLALFIAVTLMLVPHAKLSNGLYTDLSGILSITGVAIFALGCHTVIPDVYKGLGSYEETKKVLVWAFIIPTAIYAIFMVAFLLAFGRNTPQIATQGLESLYGHLGRIVGNLIPLLAITTSYIGIALAQQSNNEEFVKLKRPIAWGLTVIPPAIVYFAGVKNFADVLAFAGDTGDMMAFIILPILIWLVDRLRKR; this comes from the coding sequence ATGCCCGTTTCGGAAGGGGTTGAGAGAAGGAAGGTTACCACCTCACACGGTCGTTATTACTCAGCCCGTATAGCGGCGCAGAGGAGGAAAAAGCTCATCCTGATTCAGAACCTCAGGAAGAGGAAGTGCGTTAGGGGTCTTAGGATAAGCACGATTCGCGTTGAGAAGAAGCGCATAACCAAAGGGGAAGCGCTGGCCATCCTCGTGGGGACGCAGATAGGCGCGGGAGTGCTGGGACTGCCTTACGCGGCGAGCAAGGTCGGCCTCATACCTGCCCTGGCAGTGCTCATCGGCGTGATGTTCCTGATGCTCTGGACAGGCTTCATCGTCCTCAAGTTCTCAGCCGGAATGGGCGGGGCGCAGATGAGTACCATAGCCCAGCGCGTCCTCGGAAAGGCCGGCGGCTGGCTGATGTACGTCAGCATATTCATCATGAGCTTCGGAGCAATCCTCGCCTACATAGCGGGAATGGGAAGCGTCTTCGCGAGCCTCTTCGGGATAAGCGAAACGGCCGGAGCGTTCATATTCTGGGTTCTCGCCTCGATAGTCGTTTACCGCGGTCTTGAGGCAAGTGGAAAGACCGAGCTGGCGATGAGCTACGTCATGCTGGCGCTCTTCATAGCGGTCACCCTCATGCTCGTTCCCCACGCGAAGCTGAGCAACGGCCTCTACACCGACCTCTCGGGAATCCTCAGCATAACCGGTGTGGCAATCTTCGCCCTTGGTTGCCACACGGTGATTCCGGACGTCTACAAGGGCCTCGGAAGCTACGAGGAGACCAAGAAGGTCCTCGTCTGGGCATTCATCATTCCCACGGCCATCTACGCGATATTCATGGTCGCCTTCCTCCTCGCCTTCGGCAGGAACACGCCCCAGATAGCAACGCAGGGCCTTGAGAGCCTCTACGGCCACCTTGGAAGAATCGTCGGCAACCTCATCCCGCTCCTGGCAATAACCACGAGCTACATCGGAATCGCCCTTGCACAGCAGAGCAACAACGAGGAGTTCGTCAAGCTCAAGAGGCCGATAGCGTGGGGCCTAACGGTCATTCCACCTGCAATCGTGTACTTTGCCGGCGTCAAGAACTTCGCTGACGTCCTGGCCTTCGCGGGGGACACCGGAGACATGATGGCCTTCATAATCCTGCCGATACTCATCTGGCTCGTTGACAGGCTGAGAAAACGCTAA